CTAACACATTATCCATTTTTATTCCCTATTTCACCTAAGTGTGTAAACTTGAACCCGCGATCATATTTAAGTCCGTACCCAAAGATTCTATCCATGGCGGCATGCGAAAATACAATAACGCCTATTAATTGAACGATTGGAAAAGAAAAATACATGCCGGAAAAGTATAGGACAATAGCAATTCCACGGTGATGAAAGAGATTGTAAAGCCTAACCCCCATCTTATTATTGACCAAATACCCTAACATTCCCACATCTGGCAATAACAATAATACCGGAAACAACCACCATTGATATCCCAACAAACCGAACATGAATATCCCTAAAAGAAACAGAGCCAATTCTTCTAATTTTAGCAGGGTTCTCATCGCTATTCTATTTTATAAAGCACCGGTCTACTTGAACTAGCATCATTTTCAAAAGGAGCAACCTGTAGGTTTAGAAAATAATCTCCATCGGCAATTGTGTTAGGTACATAGATGAATTCTGTAATAGTAGCTTCATTCCTAATTACACCATTAAAATCCCAAAAGGCCTTATGAGCTAAAAGCGCACCGTTGTCCTTTTCTTTATCCACCGAAGGCAAATCGATCAATAGATGAGTGATTCCTTTTTCCCTTAAATACATAGCAGCTTCTTCCAACAGATAAGGCGGATTGGTATTTGAATATTGTCGTGTAATTTTAGTTGCCGTATTGGGTAAAGTTCTAATGACTAAAGCCGCTGCATCTGCGTTAGCGATAGCATTTTGCAACTGTTTTTTAGAAATCACGAAGTCGTCCCCTAATTTTCCCGGGGCAAGAGTTATTAATTCCGCTAAGAAAAAATAACTGTTTAGCACCTTGTTTACAGATTTAAAATCCTTGGTAATGTGTCCCACACATTCGGTATGCGTTCCATGTGCATGGGGATTGAAACTAATATCATTAAAATTTGTCGAAGCTCCCGCGGCAACACTTCCTATAAAATCGCCCGCTTTGTGTGGTTCCATTTTAGGATGATTTACGTACCATGCATTTACATTGGTCTGGTCCCCTTTTAAGGGCATTGAAATATCCAATGGCTTGGACAAATTTATTTTATAGTCCTTCTTTTTATATGTTATTGTAGTTTTCAATATAGTAGGTCTCAGCGATTGTAGCGGAGACGTGTCTTTTAAGTTAGGTTTTTAAGGCTCTCTATTTCCCTTTAACCGCAAAATTTTAGTGCCTACAAGTTAATCATAAAGAGGTCCGCCGCAATCCCATCGGCCAAGAATTTACCTTTTTTAGTTGCTAAAAGCACATCTCCGTCTAGGTATAACAGATGCTCTTCTATGTATTTTTCTGCTTGTAACATTACATACTCTTTATATTTAGTACCAAACTCAGCAGCTATTCTAGACAGTGAAACACCCCAAATGGTGCGTAAACCGGTCATTACATACTCGTTGTACTTATCGGTAGTAGAAAGCACCTCAACCTCCATAGGGAGTTCTCCTTGTTCAATGGCCTTTAGGTATTTTGGGTTATTGTTGATATTCCATCCGCGGCTAGTTCCATTAAAAGAATGCGCGGAGGGCCCTATTCCTAGATATTTTTTCTGCTGCCAGTAGGCCGAATTGTTCTTAGAAAAATATTCAGGTTTACCAAAATTGGAAATCTCATAACAGGAATACCCCGCATTACTCAAAGTTTCGTTTAATATATTGAAATGTTCCTGTGCAATCTCATCCTCCACAGGCTTTACCAAGCCTTTTTTAACAAAGCTGGCCAAGGCGGTATTAGGCTCAACGGTCAGGGCATAGCTAGATATATGCGGAATTTTGAACGTTAGGGCCTTTGCGATGTTCTCTTTCCACCGTTCATTGGTCATGTTGGGCATTCCGTAAATGAGGTCAATAGAAATATTATCGAAATAACGGCTCGCTCGGGCAATGCAGTCTTCAGCTTCTTTGGCATTATGTGCCCGGTTCATCAACTTTAAATCTTCCTCAAAAAAAGATTGAATCCCAATACTTAATCGATTAATAGGACTTCTTGAAAGTGCTACTAATTTCTCTTCCGACAAATCATCAGGATTCGCTTCCAAGGTAATCTCTGGAGATGCCGCAACCGAATAATTATCATAAACCGCTTTTATAATACGATCTATTTCTTCTGTTTCCAGAACGGACGGTGTTCCACCTCCGAAATAAATCGTTGCTACAAGCTCATCTTCAAATTCTTTCTTCCTAAGCTCCAACTCTTTGCACAAAGCATGTACCATAATTTCTTTCTTCATCATACGCGTAGAAAAATGAAAATCGCAGTAATGACAAGCTTGTTTGCAAAAAGGGATGTGGATGTAGATTCCCGACATTTAGTAAACAGTTAGCTGTTGGCAGTTGGCAGTTTTTTTATGGTTCATTTTGCTCCAAATTTGCCAGGGTTATTTATCATATAATAAATTAACCTTCCAACCTCGTCACTCACTTTTATGAGCTCTTCAAAAGTAGGTTGGTCGATATAATTACATGCAAGAGAAAATTCTAGCCAACCTTGTGTTTCAGAATTTTCAGAATCACTATCCGTAAGCTTACTTACAAAATGCTTAGGATAGCTCCTTTTTCTATAAGCTTCCGAAATATTAATAGAAACACTCCTGGATGATCTTCTTACCTGGTCTGTTAAAGAATACCTTTCTTCTTTTGGAAAAGATTTAGTCAATTCGAAAATTCGCATGGCAAGATCAAATGATTTTCGATATGCCAATAAATCTTGAAACTTCATAAATACTCGTATTTTTATAAGTTATTTTTTATGCCAACTCAATACTGCCAACTGAACACTGTTTACTTTTTAACCCGTTGACTATTCTGCTTCACAAAGGCACTCCAACCCGTATACGATTTACCGACCTCTACCCTACCTTCATTATAAAAATGACAAACTGCTGCCGCAAGACCATCGGTACTGTCCAAATTTTTTGGTAAGGTCTTAAGGCCCAAAACGCTTTGCAACATTCTGGCCACCTGTTCCTTACTAGCATTACCATTACCTGTAATAGCCATTTTGATTTTTTTAGGCAAATATTCCGTGATAGGAATCTGTCTGGAGAGTCCCGCTGCCATGGCCACGCCTTGCGCTCTACCCAGTTTAAGCATGGACTGTACGTTCTTTCCGAAAAAGGGCGCCTCTATCGCTATTTCATCAGGGTGATAGGTGTCTATCAGCTCTATGGTCCGTTCAAAAATGAGCTTCAATTTAGTATAGGGATCGCTATATTTTTGAAGTAAGAGTTCGTTCATTTGGATGAACTCCATTTTTTTTCCGACTACCCTTATGAGACCAAAGCCCATTATCGTTGTTCCGGGGTCTATTCCTAAAATTATCTTTTCGTTCGCCAAATTCTTACTTGGTATTTAATTGAATAGGAATCCTAAACTTGGTGCTCACCGGTATTCCTCTTTTTAATGCCGGGGCAATTGCCGGAACGTTCTTTAAGCTCTGGCTAATAATACCATCAAATTCTGGCATTTGTTTTACAATGTCCGCATCCTTCTCAATGTCAACAATGGTAATCCTACCCTCGGTGTCAATAACAAAGATAACTGCTACAACGGGGTTTTTGGCTGAATCTACGGTAAATTCAAACTCGTTCAAAGTTGCTTCAAAATGCGTGATTAGTTTATTTTCGAAACACAAACGCTGATTTTCCTTTGAAGCGGTCTCGTCACAGGATAGAAAAAGCGGATAAGAATCAATGGAATTCCAGTCAATTTCGCGTAGTTCGGCGTTGATAAGCTCTTGGGTTCTTTTTTCTTTGGATTCAAAGAAACTACAAGAAGCCAAGTTGCAACAAATCAGAACTATAAAAAACCGTTTCATGCCACCAAAAGTATGGTGGAAATTACGAATTTTTACCTAGTTTAATCCGCTTCAAAATGTATTTGTTCCTTTAATTCCGAAACCCGTTTTACT
This genomic window from Maribacter sp. MJ134 contains:
- the ruvC gene encoding crossover junction endodeoxyribonuclease RuvC — translated: MANEKIILGIDPGTTIMGFGLIRVVGKKMEFIQMNELLLQKYSDPYTKLKLIFERTIELIDTYHPDEIAIEAPFFGKNVQSMLKLGRAQGVAMAAGLSRQIPITEYLPKKIKMAITGNGNASKEQVARMLQSVLGLKTLPKNLDSTDGLAAAVCHFYNEGRVEVGKSYTGWSAFVKQNSQRVKK
- a CDS encoding cyclase family protein; translated protein: MKTTITYKKKDYKINLSKPLDISMPLKGDQTNVNAWYVNHPKMEPHKAGDFIGSVAAGASTNFNDISFNPHAHGTHTECVGHITKDFKSVNKVLNSYFFLAELITLAPGKLGDDFVISKKQLQNAIANADAAALVIRTLPNTATKITRQYSNTNPPYLLEEAAMYLREKGITHLLIDLPSVDKEKDNGALLAHKAFWDFNGVIRNEATITEFIYVPNTIADGDYFLNLQVAPFENDASSSRPVLYKIE
- a CDS encoding four helix bundle protein, whose translation is MKFQDLLAYRKSFDLAMRIFELTKSFPKEERYSLTDQVRRSSRSVSINISEAYRKRSYPKHFVSKLTDSDSENSETQGWLEFSLACNYIDQPTFEELIKVSDEVGRLIYYMINNPGKFGAK
- the hemW gene encoding radical SAM family heme chaperone HemW, whose amino-acid sequence is MSGIYIHIPFCKQACHYCDFHFSTRMMKKEIMVHALCKELELRKKEFEDELVATIYFGGGTPSVLETEEIDRIIKAVYDNYSVAASPEITLEANPDDLSEEKLVALSRSPINRLSIGIQSFFEEDLKLMNRAHNAKEAEDCIARASRYFDNISIDLIYGMPNMTNERWKENIAKALTFKIPHISSYALTVEPNTALASFVKKGLVKPVEDEIAQEHFNILNETLSNAGYSCYEISNFGKPEYFSKNNSAYWQQKKYLGIGPSAHSFNGTSRGWNINNNPKYLKAIEQGELPMEVEVLSTTDKYNEYVMTGLRTIWGVSLSRIAAEFGTKYKEYVMLQAEKYIEEHLLYLDGDVLLATKKGKFLADGIAADLFMINL
- a CDS encoding DUF4260 domain-containing protein translates to MRTLLKLEELALFLLGIFMFGLLGYQWWLFPVLLLLPDVGMLGYLVNNKMGVRLYNLFHHRGIAIVLYFSGMYFSFPIVQLIGVIVFSHAAMDRIFGYGLKYDRGFKFTHLGEIGNKNG